The following proteins are co-located in the Triticum aestivum cultivar Chinese Spring chromosome 1A, IWGSC CS RefSeq v2.1, whole genome shotgun sequence genome:
- the LOC123103255 gene encoding uncharacterized protein At5g39865: MGCVSSTFTEDDERRIIGVSASASHIVSLTSSTYGILTYNLAPPNKSTPPPPPPPPPAPPLSLPSSRAKPKPPSDEQPEAEVINSWELMAGLHDPSTPAKSRSPRGPARRDAGDRPPRPVRFPLRAIDGNAAARAPPPPQRCPPGGARCAVLYTTTLRAVRSTFEACNAARAALQSHGVAFRERDVSMDRGFRDELRALLLPGAPAALPRLFVRGRHVGGAVEVLRLDEEGALAPLLEGLPRAHSHGCCDGCGGMRFLPCFDCSGSRKVLAGAGGAVKGRPERGVVLRCRECNENGLVLCPICS, encoded by the coding sequence ATGGGGTGCGTGTCGTCGACCTTCACCGAGGACGACGAGCGGCGGATCATCGGGGTATCCGCCTCCGCGTCCCACATCGTCTCCCTCACCTCCTCCACCTACGGCATCCTCACCTACAACCTCGCCCCTCCCAACAAATCCAcaccccctccaccgccgccgcctccgcccgccccACCGCTCTCGCTCCCCTCCAGCAGGGCCAAGCCCAAGCCGCCCTCCGACGAGCAGCCGGAGGCGGAGGTCATCAACTCGTGGGAGCTCATGGCCGGCCTGCACGACCCCTCCACCCCGGCCAAGTCCAGGTCCCCGCGCGGCCCCGCCCGCAGGGACGCCGGCGACCGCCCGCCCCGCCCCGTCCGCTTCCCGCTCCGCGCCATCGACGGCAACGCCGCGGCGCGCGCGCCCCCTCCGCCGCAGCGCTGCCCGCCCGGCGGCGCGCGCTGCGCGGTGCTCTACACCACCACGCTCCGCGCCGTGCGGTCCACCTTCGAGGCCTGCAACGCGGCGCGCGCGGCGCTGCAGTCCCACGGCGTCGCCTTCCGCGAGCGCGACGTCTCCATGGACCGCGGCTTCCGGGACGAGCTCCGCGCGCTGCTCCTCCCGGGCGCCCCGGCGGCGCTACCGCGGCTCTTCGTGCGGGGCCGCCACGTGGGCGGCGCGGTGGAGGTGCTGCGGCTGGACGAGGAGGGCGCGCTGGCGCCGCTGCTGGAGGGCCTCCCCCGCGCGCACTCCCACGGCTGCTGCGACGGCTGCGGCGGCATGAGGTTCCTCCCCTGCTTCGACTGCTCCGGCAGCCGCAAGGTCCTggccggcgccggcggggcagTGAAAGGGCGCCCGGAGAGGGGCGTGGTGCTCCGCTGCCGAGAGTGCAACGAGAACGGCCTCGTGCTCTGCCCCATCTGCTCCTGA